A DNA window from Gorilla gorilla gorilla isolate KB3781 chromosome 6, NHGRI_mGorGor1-v2.1_pri, whole genome shotgun sequence contains the following coding sequences:
- the SRRT gene encoding serrate RNA effector molecule homolog isoform X2, producing MAPSDRAMGDSDDEYDRRRRDKFRRERSDYDRSRERDERRRGDDWNDREWDRGRERRSRGEYRDYDRNRRERFSPPRHELSPPQKRMRRDWDEHSSDPYHTGYEMPYAGGGGGPTYGPPQPWGHPDVHIMQHHVLPIQARLGSIAEIDLGVPPPVMKTFKEFLLSLDDSVDETEAVKRYNDYKLDFRRQQMQDFFLAHKDEEWFRSKYHPDEVGKRRQEARGALQNRLRVFLSLMETGWFDNLLLDIDKADAIVKMLDAAVIKMEGGTENDLRILEQEEEEEQAGKPGEPSKKEEGRAGAGLGDGERKTNDKDEKKEDGKQAENDSSNDDKTKKSEGDGDKEEKKEDSEKEAKKSSKKRNRKHSGDDSFDEGSVSESESESESGQAEEEKEEAEALKEKEKPKEEEWEKPKDAAGLECKPRPLHKTCSLFMRNIAPNISRAEIISLCKRYPGFMRVALSEPQPERRFFRRGWVTFDRSVNIKEICWNLQNIRLRECELSPGVNRDLTRRVRNINGITQHKQIVRNDIKLAAKLIHTLDDRTQLWASEPGTPPLPTSLPSQNPILKNITDYLIEEVSAEEEELLGSSGGAPPEEPPKEGNPAEINVERDEKLIKVLDKLLLYLRIVHSLDYYNTCEYPNEDEMPNRCGIIHVRGPMPPNRISHGEVLEWQKTFEEKLTPLLSVRESLSEEEAQKMGRKDPEQEVEKFVTSNTQELGKDKWLCPLSGKKFKGPEFVRKHIFNKHAEKIEEVKKEVAFFNNFLTDAKRPALPEIKPAQPPGPAQILPPGLTPGLPYPHQTPQGLMPYGQPRPPILGYGAGAVRPAVPTGGPPYPHAPYGAGRGNYDAFRGQGGYPGKPRNRMVRGDPRAIVEYRDLDAPDDVDFF from the exons ATG GCCCCCTCAGACCGTGCCATGGGTGACAGTGATGACGAGTACGATCGAAGGCGCAGGGACAAGTTCAGAAGAGAGCGCAGCGACTACGACCGTTCCCGCGAGAGAGATGAAAGACGTCGAGGGGACGATTGGAATGACAG AGAGTGGGACCGTGGCCGTGAGCGCCGTAGTCGGGGTGAATATCGGGACTATGACCGGAATCGGCGAGAGCGCTTCTCGCCACCTCGCCACGAACTCAGCCCGCCACAGAAGCGCATGAGGAGAGACTG GGATGAGCACAGCTCTGACCCATACCACACTGGCTATGAGATGCCCTATGCTGGGGGGGGTGGGGGCCCAACTTATGGCCCCCCTCAGCCCTGGGGCCACCCTGACGTCCACATCATGCAGCACCATGTCCTGCCTATCCAGGCCAG gctgggcagcatTGCAGAGATTGACCTGGGTGTGCCGCCGCCCGTGATGAAGACCTTCAAGGAGTTTCTCCTCTCCCTGGATGACTCGGTGGATGAGACGGAGGCTGTCAAGCGCTATAATGACTACAAGCTGGATTTCCGGAGGCAACAGATGCAGGATTTCTTCCTGGCGCACAAAGATGAGGAGTG GTTTCGGTCTAAGTACCACCCAGATGAGGTGGGGAAGCGTCGGCAGGAGGCCCGGGGGGCCCTGCAAAACCGACTGAGGGTCTTCCTGTCCCTCATGGAGACTGGCTGGTTTGATAACCTTCTCCTGGACATAGACAAAGCTGATGCCATTGTCAAGATGCTGGATGCAG CCGTGATTAAGATGGAAGGAGGCACGGAGAATGATCTCCGCATCCtggagcaggaagaggaggaggagcaggcaggAAAGCCTGGGGAGCCcagcaagaaagaagaaggacGGGCTGGAGCAGGCCTGGGGGACGGGGAGCGCAAAACCAACGACAAGGATGAGAAGAAGGAAGACGGCAAGCAG GCTGAGAATGACAGTTCTAATGATGACAAAACAAAGAAGTCGGAGGGTGATGGGgacaaggaagagaagaaagaagactcCGAGAAGGAAGCCAAAAAG AGTAGCAAGAAGCGGAACCGGAAGCACAGCGGGGACGACAGCTTTGACGAGGGCAGCGTGTCAGAGTCCGAGTCGGAGTCAGAGAGCggccaggctgaggaggagaaggaggaggctg AAGCGCTCAAGGAGAAGGAGAAGCCCAAAGAAGAAGAATGGGAGAAGCCCAAGGACGCCGCGGGGCTGGAGTGCAAGCCGCGGCCACTGCATAAGACCTGCTCCCTCTTCATGCGCAACATCGCGCCCAACATCTCCCGGGCCGAGATCATCTCC CTTTGTAAAAGGTACCCAGGCTTTATGCGGGTGGCGCTCTCAGAGCCCCAGCCAGAGAGGAG GTTTTTCCGTCGTGGCTGGGTGACCTTCGACCGCAGTGTTAACATTAAAGAGATCTGTTGGAACCTGCAGAACATCCGT CTCCGGGAGTGTGAGCTGAGCCCTGGTGTGAACAGGGACCTGACCCGGCGCGTTCGCAACATCAACGGCATCACCCAGCACAAGCAGATTGTGCGCAACGACATCAAGCTGGCGGCCAAGCTGATCCACACGCTGGACGACAGGACCCAGCTTTGGGCCTCAGAACCAGGGACGCCTCCCCTGCCAACG AGCCTGCCCTCGCAAAACCCGATCTTGAAGAATATCACCGACTACCTGATCGAGGAAGTGAGCGCCGAGGAGGAGGAGCTGCTGGGGAGCAGCGGGGGCGCTCCTCCTGAGGAGCCTCCTAAGGAAGGGAACCCAGCAGAGATCAACGTGGAGCGGGATGAGAAGTTGATTAAG GTCTTGGACAAGCTCCTCCTTTACCTGCGCATCGTGCATTCCTTGGATTATTACAACACCTGTGAGTACCCCAACGAGGACGAGATGCCCAATCGCTGTGGGATCATCCACGTTCGGGGGCCCATGCCACCCAACCGCATCAGTCACGGGGAAG TGCTGGAGTGGCAGAAGACGTTTGAGGAGAAGCTCACACCGTTGCTGAGTGTGCGGGAGTCACTCTCAGAGGAAGAGGCCCAGAAGATGGGGCGCAAAGACCCAGAGCAGGAAGTGGAGAAGTTCGTCACCTCCAACACGCAGGAACTGGGCAAGGATAAGTGGCTGTGTCCTCTCAGTGGCAAGAAATTCAAG GGTCCTGAGTTTGTGCGCAAACATATCTTCAACAAGCATGCAGAGAAAATTGAGGAAGTGAAAAAGGAAGTCGCGTTTTTTAACAACTTCCTCACTGATGCTAAGCGCCCAGCTCTGCCTGAGatcaagccagcccagccacctggCCCCGCCCAGA TACTCCCCCCAGGTTTGACCCCAGGACTCCCCTACCCACACCAGACTCCCCAGGGCCTGATGCCCTACGGTCAGCCCCGGCCCCCGATCTTGGGCTATGGAG CTGGTGCTGTCCGCCCTGCAGTCCCCACAGGAGGCCCTCCATACCCCCATGCCCCGTATGGTGCTGGTCGAGGGAACTATGATGCCTTCCGAGGCCAGGGAGGTTATCCTGGGAAACCTCGCAACAG GATGGTTCGTGGAGACCCAAGGGCCATTGTGGAATATCGGGACCTGGATGCCCCAGACGATGTTGATTTCTTTTGA
- the SRRT gene encoding serrate RNA effector molecule homolog isoform X6 encodes MGDSDDEYDRRRRDKFRRERSDYDRSRERDERRRGDDWNDREWDRGRERRSRGEYRDYDRNRRERFSPPRHELSPPQKRMRRDWDEHSSDPYHTGYEMPYAGGGGGPTYGPPQPWGHPDVHIMQHHVLPIQARLGSIAEIDLGVPPPVMKTFKEFLLSLDDSVDETEAVKRYNDYKLDFRRQQMQDFFLAHKDEEWFRSKYHPDEVGKRRQEARGALQNRLRVFLSLMETGWFDNLLLDIDKADAIVKMLDAAVIKMEGGTENDLRILEQEEEEEQAGKPGEPSKKEEGRAGAGLGDGERKTNDKDEKKEDGKQAENDSSNDDKTKKSEGDGDKEEKKEDSEKEAKKSSKKRNRKHSGDDSFDEGSVSESESESESGQAEEEKEEAEEALKEKEKPKEEEWEKPKDAAGLECKPRPLHKTCSLFMRNIAPNISRAEIISLCKRYPGFMRVALSEPQPERRFFRRGWVTFDRSVNIKEICWNLQNIRLRECELSPGVNRDLTRRVRNINGITQHKQIVRNDIKLAAKLIHTLDDRTQLWASEPGTPPLPTSLPSQNPILKNITDYLIEEVSAEEEELLGSSGGAPPEEPPKEGNPAEINVERDEKLIKVLDKLLLYLRIVHSLDYYNTCEYPNEDEMPNRCGIIHVRGPMPPNRISHGEVLEWQKTFEEKLTPLLSVRESLSEEEAQKMGRKDPEQEVEKFVTSNTQELGKDKWLCPLSGKKFKGPEFVRKHIFNKHAEKIEEVKKEVAFFNNFLTDAKRPALPEIKPAQPPGPAQSLTPGLPYPHQTPQGLMPYGQPRPPILGYGAGAVRPAVPTGGPPYPHAPYGAGRGNYDAFRGQGGYPGKPRNRMVRGDPRAIVEYRDLDAPDDVDFF; translated from the exons ATGGGTGACAGTGATGACGAGTACGATCGAAGGCGCAGGGACAAGTTCAGAAGAGAGCGCAGCGACTACGACCGTTCCCGCGAGAGAGATGAAAGACGTCGAGGGGACGATTGGAATGACAG AGAGTGGGACCGTGGCCGTGAGCGCCGTAGTCGGGGTGAATATCGGGACTATGACCGGAATCGGCGAGAGCGCTTCTCGCCACCTCGCCACGAACTCAGCCCGCCACAGAAGCGCATGAGGAGAGACTG GGATGAGCACAGCTCTGACCCATACCACACTGGCTATGAGATGCCCTATGCTGGGGGGGGTGGGGGCCCAACTTATGGCCCCCCTCAGCCCTGGGGCCACCCTGACGTCCACATCATGCAGCACCATGTCCTGCCTATCCAGGCCAG gctgggcagcatTGCAGAGATTGACCTGGGTGTGCCGCCGCCCGTGATGAAGACCTTCAAGGAGTTTCTCCTCTCCCTGGATGACTCGGTGGATGAGACGGAGGCTGTCAAGCGCTATAATGACTACAAGCTGGATTTCCGGAGGCAACAGATGCAGGATTTCTTCCTGGCGCACAAAGATGAGGAGTG GTTTCGGTCTAAGTACCACCCAGATGAGGTGGGGAAGCGTCGGCAGGAGGCCCGGGGGGCCCTGCAAAACCGACTGAGGGTCTTCCTGTCCCTCATGGAGACTGGCTGGTTTGATAACCTTCTCCTGGACATAGACAAAGCTGATGCCATTGTCAAGATGCTGGATGCAG CCGTGATTAAGATGGAAGGAGGCACGGAGAATGATCTCCGCATCCtggagcaggaagaggaggaggagcaggcaggAAAGCCTGGGGAGCCcagcaagaaagaagaaggacGGGCTGGAGCAGGCCTGGGGGACGGGGAGCGCAAAACCAACGACAAGGATGAGAAGAAGGAAGACGGCAAGCAG GCTGAGAATGACAGTTCTAATGATGACAAAACAAAGAAGTCGGAGGGTGATGGGgacaaggaagagaagaaagaagactcCGAGAAGGAAGCCAAAAAG AGTAGCAAGAAGCGGAACCGGAAGCACAGCGGGGACGACAGCTTTGACGAGGGCAGCGTGTCAGAGTCCGAGTCGGAGTCAGAGAGCggccaggctgaggaggagaaggaggaggctg AAGAAGCGCTCAAGGAGAAGGAGAAGCCCAAAGAAGAAGAATGGGAGAAGCCCAAGGACGCCGCGGGGCTGGAGTGCAAGCCGCGGCCACTGCATAAGACCTGCTCCCTCTTCATGCGCAACATCGCGCCCAACATCTCCCGGGCCGAGATCATCTCC CTTTGTAAAAGGTACCCAGGCTTTATGCGGGTGGCGCTCTCAGAGCCCCAGCCAGAGAGGAG GTTTTTCCGTCGTGGCTGGGTGACCTTCGACCGCAGTGTTAACATTAAAGAGATCTGTTGGAACCTGCAGAACATCCGT CTCCGGGAGTGTGAGCTGAGCCCTGGTGTGAACAGGGACCTGACCCGGCGCGTTCGCAACATCAACGGCATCACCCAGCACAAGCAGATTGTGCGCAACGACATCAAGCTGGCGGCCAAGCTGATCCACACGCTGGACGACAGGACCCAGCTTTGGGCCTCAGAACCAGGGACGCCTCCCCTGCCAACG AGCCTGCCCTCGCAAAACCCGATCTTGAAGAATATCACCGACTACCTGATCGAGGAAGTGAGCGCCGAGGAGGAGGAGCTGCTGGGGAGCAGCGGGGGCGCTCCTCCTGAGGAGCCTCCTAAGGAAGGGAACCCAGCAGAGATCAACGTGGAGCGGGATGAGAAGTTGATTAAG GTCTTGGACAAGCTCCTCCTTTACCTGCGCATCGTGCATTCCTTGGATTATTACAACACCTGTGAGTACCCCAACGAGGACGAGATGCCCAATCGCTGTGGGATCATCCACGTTCGGGGGCCCATGCCACCCAACCGCATCAGTCACGGGGAAG TGCTGGAGTGGCAGAAGACGTTTGAGGAGAAGCTCACACCGTTGCTGAGTGTGCGGGAGTCACTCTCAGAGGAAGAGGCCCAGAAGATGGGGCGCAAAGACCCAGAGCAGGAAGTGGAGAAGTTCGTCACCTCCAACACGCAGGAACTGGGCAAGGATAAGTGGCTGTGTCCTCTCAGTGGCAAGAAATTCAAG GGTCCTGAGTTTGTGCGCAAACATATCTTCAACAAGCATGCAGAGAAAATTGAGGAAGTGAAAAAGGAAGTCGCGTTTTTTAACAACTTCCTCACTGATGCTAAGCGCCCAGCTCTGCCTGAGatcaagccagcccagccacctggCCCCGCCCAGA GTTTGACCCCAGGACTCCCCTACCCACACCAGACTCCCCAGGGCCTGATGCCCTACGGTCAGCCCCGGCCCCCGATCTTGGGCTATGGAG CTGGTGCTGTCCGCCCTGCAGTCCCCACAGGAGGCCCTCCATACCCCCATGCCCCGTATGGTGCTGGTCGAGGGAACTATGATGCCTTCCGAGGCCAGGGAGGTTATCCTGGGAAACCTCGCAACAG GATGGTTCGTGGAGACCCAAGGGCCATTGTGGAATATCGGGACCTGGATGCCCCAGACGATGTTGATTTCTTTTGA
- the SRRT gene encoding serrate RNA effector molecule homolog isoform X7 — MGDSDDEYDRRRRDKFRRERSDYDRSRERDERRRGDDWNDREWDRGRERRSRGEYRDYDRNRRERFSPPRHELSPPQKRMRRDWDEHSSDPYHTGYEMPYAGGGGGPTYGPPQPWGHPDVHIMQHHVLPIQARLGSIAEIDLGVPPPVMKTFKEFLLSLDDSVDETEAVKRYNDYKLDFRRQQMQDFFLAHKDEEWFRSKYHPDEVGKRRQEARGALQNRLRVFLSLMETGWFDNLLLDIDKADAIVKMLDAAVIKMEGGTENDLRILEQEEEEEQAGKPGEPSKKEEGRAGAGLGDGERKTNDKDEKKEDGKQAENDSSNDDKTKKSEGDGDKEEKKEDSEKEAKKSSKKRNRKHSGDDSFDEGSVSESESESESGQAEEEKEEAEALKEKEKPKEEEWEKPKDAAGLECKPRPLHKTCSLFMRNIAPNISRAEIISLCKRYPGFMRVALSEPQPERRFFRRGWVTFDRSVNIKEICWNLQNIRLRECELSPGVNRDLTRRVRNINGITQHKQIVRNDIKLAAKLIHTLDDRTQLWASEPGTPPLPTSLPSQNPILKNITDYLIEEVSAEEEELLGSSGGAPPEEPPKEGNPAEINVERDEKLIKVLDKLLLYLRIVHSLDYYNTCEYPNEDEMPNRCGIIHVRGPMPPNRISHGEVLEWQKTFEEKLTPLLSVRESLSEEEAQKMGRKDPEQEVEKFVTSNTQELGKDKWLCPLSGKKFKGPEFVRKHIFNKHAEKIEEVKKEVAFFNNFLTDAKRPALPEIKPAQPPGPAQSLTPGLPYPHQTPQGLMPYGQPRPPILGYGAGAVRPAVPTGGPPYPHAPYGAGRGNYDAFRGQGGYPGKPRNRMVRGDPRAIVEYRDLDAPDDVDFF; from the exons ATGGGTGACAGTGATGACGAGTACGATCGAAGGCGCAGGGACAAGTTCAGAAGAGAGCGCAGCGACTACGACCGTTCCCGCGAGAGAGATGAAAGACGTCGAGGGGACGATTGGAATGACAG AGAGTGGGACCGTGGCCGTGAGCGCCGTAGTCGGGGTGAATATCGGGACTATGACCGGAATCGGCGAGAGCGCTTCTCGCCACCTCGCCACGAACTCAGCCCGCCACAGAAGCGCATGAGGAGAGACTG GGATGAGCACAGCTCTGACCCATACCACACTGGCTATGAGATGCCCTATGCTGGGGGGGGTGGGGGCCCAACTTATGGCCCCCCTCAGCCCTGGGGCCACCCTGACGTCCACATCATGCAGCACCATGTCCTGCCTATCCAGGCCAG gctgggcagcatTGCAGAGATTGACCTGGGTGTGCCGCCGCCCGTGATGAAGACCTTCAAGGAGTTTCTCCTCTCCCTGGATGACTCGGTGGATGAGACGGAGGCTGTCAAGCGCTATAATGACTACAAGCTGGATTTCCGGAGGCAACAGATGCAGGATTTCTTCCTGGCGCACAAAGATGAGGAGTG GTTTCGGTCTAAGTACCACCCAGATGAGGTGGGGAAGCGTCGGCAGGAGGCCCGGGGGGCCCTGCAAAACCGACTGAGGGTCTTCCTGTCCCTCATGGAGACTGGCTGGTTTGATAACCTTCTCCTGGACATAGACAAAGCTGATGCCATTGTCAAGATGCTGGATGCAG CCGTGATTAAGATGGAAGGAGGCACGGAGAATGATCTCCGCATCCtggagcaggaagaggaggaggagcaggcaggAAAGCCTGGGGAGCCcagcaagaaagaagaaggacGGGCTGGAGCAGGCCTGGGGGACGGGGAGCGCAAAACCAACGACAAGGATGAGAAGAAGGAAGACGGCAAGCAG GCTGAGAATGACAGTTCTAATGATGACAAAACAAAGAAGTCGGAGGGTGATGGGgacaaggaagagaagaaagaagactcCGAGAAGGAAGCCAAAAAG AGTAGCAAGAAGCGGAACCGGAAGCACAGCGGGGACGACAGCTTTGACGAGGGCAGCGTGTCAGAGTCCGAGTCGGAGTCAGAGAGCggccaggctgaggaggagaaggaggaggctg AAGCGCTCAAGGAGAAGGAGAAGCCCAAAGAAGAAGAATGGGAGAAGCCCAAGGACGCCGCGGGGCTGGAGTGCAAGCCGCGGCCACTGCATAAGACCTGCTCCCTCTTCATGCGCAACATCGCGCCCAACATCTCCCGGGCCGAGATCATCTCC CTTTGTAAAAGGTACCCAGGCTTTATGCGGGTGGCGCTCTCAGAGCCCCAGCCAGAGAGGAG GTTTTTCCGTCGTGGCTGGGTGACCTTCGACCGCAGTGTTAACATTAAAGAGATCTGTTGGAACCTGCAGAACATCCGT CTCCGGGAGTGTGAGCTGAGCCCTGGTGTGAACAGGGACCTGACCCGGCGCGTTCGCAACATCAACGGCATCACCCAGCACAAGCAGATTGTGCGCAACGACATCAAGCTGGCGGCCAAGCTGATCCACACGCTGGACGACAGGACCCAGCTTTGGGCCTCAGAACCAGGGACGCCTCCCCTGCCAACG AGCCTGCCCTCGCAAAACCCGATCTTGAAGAATATCACCGACTACCTGATCGAGGAAGTGAGCGCCGAGGAGGAGGAGCTGCTGGGGAGCAGCGGGGGCGCTCCTCCTGAGGAGCCTCCTAAGGAAGGGAACCCAGCAGAGATCAACGTGGAGCGGGATGAGAAGTTGATTAAG GTCTTGGACAAGCTCCTCCTTTACCTGCGCATCGTGCATTCCTTGGATTATTACAACACCTGTGAGTACCCCAACGAGGACGAGATGCCCAATCGCTGTGGGATCATCCACGTTCGGGGGCCCATGCCACCCAACCGCATCAGTCACGGGGAAG TGCTGGAGTGGCAGAAGACGTTTGAGGAGAAGCTCACACCGTTGCTGAGTGTGCGGGAGTCACTCTCAGAGGAAGAGGCCCAGAAGATGGGGCGCAAAGACCCAGAGCAGGAAGTGGAGAAGTTCGTCACCTCCAACACGCAGGAACTGGGCAAGGATAAGTGGCTGTGTCCTCTCAGTGGCAAGAAATTCAAG GGTCCTGAGTTTGTGCGCAAACATATCTTCAACAAGCATGCAGAGAAAATTGAGGAAGTGAAAAAGGAAGTCGCGTTTTTTAACAACTTCCTCACTGATGCTAAGCGCCCAGCTCTGCCTGAGatcaagccagcccagccacctggCCCCGCCCAGA GTTTGACCCCAGGACTCCCCTACCCACACCAGACTCCCCAGGGCCTGATGCCCTACGGTCAGCCCCGGCCCCCGATCTTGGGCTATGGAG CTGGTGCTGTCCGCCCTGCAGTCCCCACAGGAGGCCCTCCATACCCCCATGCCCCGTATGGTGCTGGTCGAGGGAACTATGATGCCTTCCGAGGCCAGGGAGGTTATCCTGGGAAACCTCGCAACAG GATGGTTCGTGGAGACCCAAGGGCCATTGTGGAATATCGGGACCTGGATGCCCCAGACGATGTTGATTTCTTTTGA
- the SRRT gene encoding serrate RNA effector molecule homolog isoform X5: MGDSDDEYDRRRRDKFRRERSDYDRSRERDERRRGDDWNDREWDRGRERRSRGEYRDYDRNRRERFSPPRHELSPPQKRMRRDWDEHSSDPYHTGYEMPYAGGGGGPTYGPPQPWGHPDVHIMQHHVLPIQARLGSIAEIDLGVPPPVMKTFKEFLLSLDDSVDETEAVKRYNDYKLDFRRQQMQDFFLAHKDEEWFRSKYHPDEVGKRRQEARGALQNRLRVFLSLMETGWFDNLLLDIDKADAIVKMLDAAVIKMEGGTENDLRILEQEEEEEQAGKPGEPSKKEEGRAGAGLGDGERKTNDKDEKKEDGKQAENDSSNDDKTKKSEGDGDKEEKKEDSEKEAKKSSKKRNRKHSGDDSFDEGSVSESESESESGQAEEEKEEAEALKEKEKPKEEEWEKPKDAAGLECKPRPLHKTCSLFMRNIAPNISRAEIISLCKRYPGFMRVALSEPQPERRFFRRGWVTFDRSVNIKEICWNLQNIRLRECELSPGVNRDLTRRVRNINGITQHKQIVRNDIKLAAKLIHTLDDRTQLWASEPGTPPLPTSLPSQNPILKNITDYLIEEVSAEEEELLGSSGGAPPEEPPKEGNPAEINVERDEKLIKVLDKLLLYLRIVHSLDYYNTCEYPNEDEMPNRCGIIHVRGPMPPNRISHGEVLEWQKTFEEKLTPLLSVRESLSEEEAQKMGRKDPEQEVEKFVTSNTQELGKDKWLCPLSGKKFKGPEFVRKHIFNKHAEKIEEVKKEVAFFNNFLTDAKRPALPEIKPAQPPGPAQILPPGLTPGLPYPHQTPQGLMPYGQPRPPILGYGAGAVRPAVPTGGPPYPHAPYGAGRGNYDAFRGQGGYPGKPRNRMVRGDPRAIVEYRDLDAPDDVDFF, encoded by the exons ATGGGTGACAGTGATGACGAGTACGATCGAAGGCGCAGGGACAAGTTCAGAAGAGAGCGCAGCGACTACGACCGTTCCCGCGAGAGAGATGAAAGACGTCGAGGGGACGATTGGAATGACAG AGAGTGGGACCGTGGCCGTGAGCGCCGTAGTCGGGGTGAATATCGGGACTATGACCGGAATCGGCGAGAGCGCTTCTCGCCACCTCGCCACGAACTCAGCCCGCCACAGAAGCGCATGAGGAGAGACTG GGATGAGCACAGCTCTGACCCATACCACACTGGCTATGAGATGCCCTATGCTGGGGGGGGTGGGGGCCCAACTTATGGCCCCCCTCAGCCCTGGGGCCACCCTGACGTCCACATCATGCAGCACCATGTCCTGCCTATCCAGGCCAG gctgggcagcatTGCAGAGATTGACCTGGGTGTGCCGCCGCCCGTGATGAAGACCTTCAAGGAGTTTCTCCTCTCCCTGGATGACTCGGTGGATGAGACGGAGGCTGTCAAGCGCTATAATGACTACAAGCTGGATTTCCGGAGGCAACAGATGCAGGATTTCTTCCTGGCGCACAAAGATGAGGAGTG GTTTCGGTCTAAGTACCACCCAGATGAGGTGGGGAAGCGTCGGCAGGAGGCCCGGGGGGCCCTGCAAAACCGACTGAGGGTCTTCCTGTCCCTCATGGAGACTGGCTGGTTTGATAACCTTCTCCTGGACATAGACAAAGCTGATGCCATTGTCAAGATGCTGGATGCAG CCGTGATTAAGATGGAAGGAGGCACGGAGAATGATCTCCGCATCCtggagcaggaagaggaggaggagcaggcaggAAAGCCTGGGGAGCCcagcaagaaagaagaaggacGGGCTGGAGCAGGCCTGGGGGACGGGGAGCGCAAAACCAACGACAAGGATGAGAAGAAGGAAGACGGCAAGCAG GCTGAGAATGACAGTTCTAATGATGACAAAACAAAGAAGTCGGAGGGTGATGGGgacaaggaagagaagaaagaagactcCGAGAAGGAAGCCAAAAAG AGTAGCAAGAAGCGGAACCGGAAGCACAGCGGGGACGACAGCTTTGACGAGGGCAGCGTGTCAGAGTCCGAGTCGGAGTCAGAGAGCggccaggctgaggaggagaaggaggaggctg AAGCGCTCAAGGAGAAGGAGAAGCCCAAAGAAGAAGAATGGGAGAAGCCCAAGGACGCCGCGGGGCTGGAGTGCAAGCCGCGGCCACTGCATAAGACCTGCTCCCTCTTCATGCGCAACATCGCGCCCAACATCTCCCGGGCCGAGATCATCTCC CTTTGTAAAAGGTACCCAGGCTTTATGCGGGTGGCGCTCTCAGAGCCCCAGCCAGAGAGGAG GTTTTTCCGTCGTGGCTGGGTGACCTTCGACCGCAGTGTTAACATTAAAGAGATCTGTTGGAACCTGCAGAACATCCGT CTCCGGGAGTGTGAGCTGAGCCCTGGTGTGAACAGGGACCTGACCCGGCGCGTTCGCAACATCAACGGCATCACCCAGCACAAGCAGATTGTGCGCAACGACATCAAGCTGGCGGCCAAGCTGATCCACACGCTGGACGACAGGACCCAGCTTTGGGCCTCAGAACCAGGGACGCCTCCCCTGCCAACG AGCCTGCCCTCGCAAAACCCGATCTTGAAGAATATCACCGACTACCTGATCGAGGAAGTGAGCGCCGAGGAGGAGGAGCTGCTGGGGAGCAGCGGGGGCGCTCCTCCTGAGGAGCCTCCTAAGGAAGGGAACCCAGCAGAGATCAACGTGGAGCGGGATGAGAAGTTGATTAAG GTCTTGGACAAGCTCCTCCTTTACCTGCGCATCGTGCATTCCTTGGATTATTACAACACCTGTGAGTACCCCAACGAGGACGAGATGCCCAATCGCTGTGGGATCATCCACGTTCGGGGGCCCATGCCACCCAACCGCATCAGTCACGGGGAAG TGCTGGAGTGGCAGAAGACGTTTGAGGAGAAGCTCACACCGTTGCTGAGTGTGCGGGAGTCACTCTCAGAGGAAGAGGCCCAGAAGATGGGGCGCAAAGACCCAGAGCAGGAAGTGGAGAAGTTCGTCACCTCCAACACGCAGGAACTGGGCAAGGATAAGTGGCTGTGTCCTCTCAGTGGCAAGAAATTCAAG GGTCCTGAGTTTGTGCGCAAACATATCTTCAACAAGCATGCAGAGAAAATTGAGGAAGTGAAAAAGGAAGTCGCGTTTTTTAACAACTTCCTCACTGATGCTAAGCGCCCAGCTCTGCCTGAGatcaagccagcccagccacctggCCCCGCCCAGA TACTCCCCCCAGGTTTGACCCCAGGACTCCCCTACCCACACCAGACTCCCCAGGGCCTGATGCCCTACGGTCAGCCCCGGCCCCCGATCTTGGGCTATGGAG CTGGTGCTGTCCGCCCTGCAGTCCCCACAGGAGGCCCTCCATACCCCCATGCCCCGTATGGTGCTGGTCGAGGGAACTATGATGCCTTCCGAGGCCAGGGAGGTTATCCTGGGAAACCTCGCAACAG GATGGTTCGTGGAGACCCAAGGGCCATTGTGGAATATCGGGACCTGGATGCCCCAGACGATGTTGATTTCTTTTGA